From a region of the Macrobrachium nipponense isolate FS-2020 chromosome 20, ASM1510439v2, whole genome shotgun sequence genome:
- the LOC135223163 gene encoding uncharacterized protein LOC135223163, whose protein sequence is MKFFIVASFCVAVALSQNVIQPKPNVRNLPAEVRKEAPGQCYGFTAKKAFAVGQSWPLAPFCGRATCIQHEGKLFEKVEDCGFEPKPSPGCRVKNEADQAKPYPVCCPVYECQPGAILQYPTPEELKAAAEQAAKAAQG, encoded by the exons atgaaattcttcatcGTCGCCTCATTCTGCGTGGCAGTTGCTCTCAGCCAGAATGTGATTCAGCCAAAACCAAACGTTCGAAATCTGCCTGCTGAAGTCCGCAAAG AGGCTCCAGGTCAATGCTACGGATTCACTGCCAAAAAGGCCTTCGCCGTTGGTCAGTCTTGGCCCCTGGCTCCCTTCTGTGGAAGAGCCACCTGCATTCAACATGAAGGCAAACTCTTCGAAAAGGTGGAAGACTGTGGCTTTGAGCCCAAGCCATCTCCCGGCTGCAGAGTCAAGAACGAAGCCGACCAAGCTAAGCCATACCCAGTTTGCTGCCCTGTGTACGAGTGCCAGCCAGGTGCCATCCTCCAgtacccaacaccagaagaactGAAGGCTGCTGCAGAACAGGCTGCCAAGGCTGCACAAGGTTAA
- the LOC135223174 gene encoding uncharacterized protein LOC135223174, with amino-acid sequence MKFLIMASFCVAVALSQNVVQPKPNVRNLPAEVRPEAQGQCYGFTAKKAFPVGQSWPLAPFCGRATCIQHEGKLFEKVEDCGFEPKPSPGCRVKNEADKDKPYPACCPVYECQPGASLQYPTPEELKAAAEQAAKAAQGAQG; translated from the exons ATGAAGTTCCTAATTATGGCCTCCTTCTGTGTTGCTGTGGCTCTTAGTCAGAACGTTGTTCAGCCAAAACCAAATGTGCGGAATTTGCCTGCTGAAGTCCGCCCAG AGGCTCAAGGTCAATGCTACGGATTCACTGCCAAAAAGGCCTTCCCTGTGGGCCAGTCTTGGCCCCTGGCTCCCTTCTGTGGAAGAGCCACCTGCATTCAACATGAAGGCAAACTCTTCGAAAAGGTGGAAGACTGTGGCTTTGAACCCAAGCCATCTCCTGGCTGCAGAGTCAAGAACGAAGCCGACAAGGACAAGCCATACCCAGCCTGCTGCCCCGTGTACGAGTGCCAGCCAGGCGCCTCCCTCCAGTACCCAACTCCAGAAGAACTGAAGGCTGCTGCAGAGCAGGCTGCCAAGGCTGCACAAGGTGCCCAGGGATAA
- the LOC135220855 gene encoding uncharacterized protein LOC135220855, whose translation MKFFIVASFCMAVAIGQGVIQPKPNVRNLPAEVRKEAPGQCYGFTAKKAFPVGQSWPLAPFCGRATCIQHEGKLFEKVEDCGFEPKPSPGCRVKNEADQAKPYPACCPVYECQPGATLQYPTPEELKAAAEQAAKAAQGAQG comes from the exons atgaaattcttcatcGTCGCCTCATTCTGCATGGCAGTGGCCATTGGCCAGGGTGTGATTCAGCCAAAACCAAATGTTCGAAATTTGCCTGCTGAAGTCCGCAAAG AGGCTCCAGGCCAATGCTACGGATTCACTGCCAAAAAGGCCTTCCCTGTGGGCCAGTCATGGCCCCTGGCTCCCTTCTGTGGAAGAGCCACCTGCATTCAGCATGAAGGCAAACTCTTCGAAAAGGTGGAAGACTGTGGCTTTGAGCCCAAGCCATCTCCCGGCTGCAGAGTCAAGAACGAAGCCGACCAAGCTAAGCCATACCCAGCCTGCTGCCCCGTGTACGAGTGCCAGCCAGGTGCCACACTCCAGTACCCAACTCCAGAAGAACTGAAGGCTGCTGCAGAGCAGGCTGCCAAGGCTGCACAAGGCGCCCAGGGATAA
- the LOC135220866 gene encoding uncharacterized protein LOC135220866 — MKFLIVASLCVAVALGQNVIQPKPNVRNLPAEVRPEAAGQCYGFTAKKAFPVGQSWPLAPFCGRATCIQQEGKLFEKVEDCGFEPKPSPGCRVKNEADQAKPYPACCPVYECQPGATLQYPTEEELKAAAQQAAKASQGAQG, encoded by the exons ATGAAGTTCCTAATTGTAGCCTCCCTCTGCGTTGCTGTGGCTCTTGGCCAGAATGTGATTCAGCCAAAACCAAATGTTCGAAATTTGCCAGCTGAAGTCCGGCCAG AGGCTGCAGGTCAATGCTACGGATTCACCGCCAAAAAGGCCTTCCCTGTGGGCCAGTCTTGGCCCCTGGCTCCCTTCTGTGGAAGAGCCACCTGCATTCAACAAGAAGGTAAACTCTTTGAAAAGGTGGAAGACTGTGGCTTTGAGCCCAAGCCATCTCCCGGCTGCAGAGTCAAGAACGAAGCCGACCAAGCTAAGCCATACCCAGCCTGCTGCCCCGTGTACGAGTGCCAGCCAGGTGCCACTCTCCAGTACCCAACCGAAGAAGAGTTGAAGGCCGCCGCACAGCAGGCTGCCAAGGCTTCACAAGGCGCCCAGGGATAA